One Leclercia pneumoniae genomic region harbors:
- the tynA gene encoding primary-amine oxidase, with the protein MGSPSLFSPRKTAVALAVAALLLGQAPAMAHGTAAHMVPMDKTLADFGADVQWDDYAQMFTISKDGAFVKVKPGAKQAMVNGKPVTLQVPVVMEGQTAMIPETFINDVFQSGLDQTFQVEKTPHPLNALSADEIKQAVEIVKAAPDFKPNTRFTQIALVEPEKAKVWDFVLNGTAVDAPRQAAITMLDGKHIVESVVDLQEKKVVSWAAIKDAHGMVLLDDFMTVQSIVTSSPEFAQALKKHGVDDPSKVVTTPLTVGYFDGKDGLRQEDRLLKVVSYLDVGDGNYWAHPIENLVAVVDLEQKKIQKIEEGPVVPVPLTPRPYDGRDRVAPSLKPLNIVEPEGKNYTITGDMVHWQNWDFHLRLDSRVGPILSTITYNDNGKKRQVMYQGSLGGMIVPYGDPDVGWYFKAYLDSGDYGMGTLTSSLVRGKDVPSNAVMLNETIPDYTGAPMEIPRAIAIFERYAGPEYKHQEMGKPNVSAERRELVVRWVSTVGNYDYIFDWVFHQNGTIGIDAGATGIEAVKGVQAKTMHDPSAKDDTKYGTLIDHNIVGTTHQHIYNFRLDMDVDGTNNRMVAMDPEVKPNTTGGPRTSTMQVNQYTIDTEQQAAQKFDPGTIRLLSNTTKENRMGNPVSYQIIPYAGGTHPVATGANFAKDEWIYHRLSFMDKQLWVTRYHPNEMYPEGKFPNRSIHDEGLGKYSKDNENLNDQDNVVWMTTGTTHVARAEEWPIMPTEWVHTLLKPWNFFDETPTLGKKKDESK; encoded by the coding sequence ATGGGAAGCCCCTCTCTTTTTTCCCCGCGTAAAACGGCAGTCGCTCTGGCCGTCGCGGCCCTTTTACTTGGCCAGGCGCCGGCGATGGCGCATGGCACCGCCGCACACATGGTGCCGATGGACAAAACCCTGGCCGACTTTGGCGCGGATGTGCAATGGGATGACTACGCCCAGATGTTTACCATCAGCAAGGATGGCGCCTTTGTGAAGGTGAAACCCGGCGCGAAACAGGCGATGGTCAACGGCAAGCCGGTGACGCTACAGGTGCCGGTGGTGATGGAAGGCCAGACGGCGATGATCCCCGAAACCTTTATTAACGACGTCTTCCAGTCAGGGCTGGACCAGACTTTCCAGGTGGAAAAGACCCCGCACCCGCTGAACGCCCTCTCGGCCGACGAGATCAAGCAGGCGGTGGAAATTGTTAAAGCCGCGCCGGATTTCAAACCTAACACCCGCTTTACCCAGATTGCGCTGGTAGAGCCTGAAAAAGCCAAAGTATGGGACTTTGTCCTCAATGGCACCGCCGTTGATGCGCCTCGTCAGGCCGCCATCACCATGCTCGACGGGAAACATATCGTCGAAAGCGTGGTGGATCTGCAAGAGAAAAAAGTGGTCAGCTGGGCGGCCATTAAAGATGCGCACGGCATGGTGCTGCTGGATGACTTTATGACCGTACAAAGCATCGTCACCTCCAGCCCGGAGTTTGCGCAAGCGCTGAAGAAGCACGGCGTGGATGACCCGAGTAAGGTGGTGACTACGCCGTTGACGGTCGGTTACTTCGACGGTAAAGACGGCCTCCGGCAGGAAGATCGCCTGCTGAAGGTGGTGAGCTATCTGGATGTCGGTGACGGTAACTATTGGGCCCACCCGATCGAAAACCTGGTGGCCGTGGTCGACCTGGAGCAGAAAAAGATCCAGAAAATTGAAGAGGGTCCGGTGGTGCCAGTACCGTTGACGCCGCGTCCGTATGATGGCCGCGACCGCGTGGCGCCGAGTCTGAAACCGCTGAATATCGTGGAGCCGGAGGGTAAAAACTACACCATTACCGGCGACATGGTGCACTGGCAGAACTGGGATTTCCACCTGCGGCTGGACTCCCGCGTAGGGCCGATTTTGTCGACCATTACCTATAACGACAACGGTAAAAAACGCCAGGTTATGTACCAGGGATCGCTGGGCGGAATGATCGTGCCTTACGGCGACCCGGATGTGGGCTGGTACTTCAAGGCTTATCTGGACTCCGGCGATTACGGCATGGGCACCCTGACCTCCTCGCTGGTGCGCGGTAAAGATGTGCCTTCAAATGCGGTGATGCTCAACGAGACCATTCCGGACTATACCGGGGCACCGATGGAGATCCCGCGCGCTATCGCTATTTTCGAACGCTATGCCGGGCCAGAGTATAAGCACCAGGAGATGGGGAAACCCAACGTCAGCGCCGAGCGGCGGGAGCTGGTGGTGCGCTGGGTCAGTACCGTAGGGAACTACGACTACATCTTTGACTGGGTCTTCCACCAAAATGGCACCATCGGAATTGATGCCGGGGCAACCGGTATCGAAGCGGTGAAAGGGGTGCAGGCGAAAACCATGCATGATCCGAGCGCCAAAGATGACACCAAATATGGCACGCTGATCGACCATAATATTGTTGGCACCACCCACCAGCATATCTATAACTTCCGCCTGGATATGGACGTAGATGGCACTAACAACCGCATGGTGGCCATGGATCCTGAGGTGAAGCCAAACACCACGGGCGGCCCACGTACCAGCACCATGCAGGTGAATCAGTACACCATTGATACCGAACAGCAGGCGGCACAGAAGTTCGACCCCGGCACCATCCGCCTGCTGAGCAACACCACTAAAGAGAACCGCATGGGTAACCCGGTGTCTTACCAGATAATCCCTTACGCCGGGGGCACCCACCCGGTCGCCACCGGAGCGAATTTCGCGAAGGATGAGTGGATCTACCATCGTCTGAGCTTTATGGATAAGCAGTTGTGGGTGACCCGCTACCATCCTAATGAGATGTACCCGGAAGGCAAATTCCCGAACCGCTCCATTCACGATGAGGGGCTGGGCAAGTACAGTAAAGATAACGAAAACCTGAACGACCAGGATAACGTGGTCTGGATGACCACCGGTACCACCCACGTGGCACGTGCGGAGGAGTGGCCTATCATGCCAACCGAGTGGGTCCATACCCTCCTCAAACCCTGGAACTTCTTTGACGAAACCCCCACGCTTGGCAAGAAGAAAGACGAGAGTAAATAA
- the paaC gene encoding 1,2-phenylacetyl-CoA epoxidase subunit PaaC yields MKTLTAYVLRLGDNGLVLSQRLGAWCGHAPELEIDLALANIGLDLLGQARNFLTYAAELEGDGDEDSLAFGRDERQFSNLLLVEQPNGNFADTIARQYFIDAWHVALYSRLVQSRDAQLAAIAAKSLKEVRYHLRFSRGWLERLGNGTALSAERMQQAINELWRFTGELFEADDVDLALSEEGIAVDPRTLRDAWEAEIMTGLKDAALTVPEEAAYRSGGRQGLHTEHLGPMLAEMQYLQRVYPGQQW; encoded by the coding sequence ATGAAAACATTAACGGCTTATGTACTGCGTCTGGGTGATAACGGGCTGGTGCTCTCCCAGCGCCTTGGCGCGTGGTGCGGCCATGCACCGGAGCTGGAGATCGACCTGGCGCTGGCCAATATCGGCCTCGATTTGCTGGGGCAGGCGCGCAACTTCTTAACCTATGCCGCCGAGCTGGAAGGGGACGGCGATGAAGATTCGCTGGCCTTCGGGCGAGATGAACGTCAGTTCAGCAATCTGCTGCTGGTGGAGCAACCGAACGGTAACTTTGCCGATACCATCGCGCGCCAGTATTTCATTGATGCCTGGCACGTGGCGCTGTATAGCCGTCTGGTGCAGAGCCGCGATGCGCAACTGGCCGCAATCGCCGCCAAGTCCCTGAAAGAGGTGCGCTACCACCTGCGTTTCAGCCGCGGCTGGCTGGAGCGCCTCGGCAACGGGACAGCACTCTCCGCTGAAAGAATGCAGCAGGCCATCAACGAACTGTGGCGCTTTACCGGGGAGTTGTTTGAGGCCGACGACGTTGACCTGGCGCTGAGCGAAGAGGGCATCGCGGTCGATCCGCGTACGCTGCGCGACGCCTGGGAAGCGGAAATCATGACCGGTCTCAAGGATGCAGCCCTTACGGTACCAGAAGAGGCGGCCTACCGCAGCGGCGGCAGGCAGGGTCTGCATACCGAACATCTGGGGCCGATGCTGGCAGAGATGCAATATCTGCAACGCGTCTATCCCGGTCAGCAGTGGTAA
- the paaA gene encoding 1,2-phenylacetyl-CoA epoxidase subunit PaaA, whose protein sequence is MTEEQRFEQRIAQETAIEPQDWMPEAYRKTLIRQIGQHAHSEIVGMLPEGNWITRAPTLRRKAILLAKVQDEAGHGLYLYSAAETLGCAREDIYQKMLDGKMKYSSIFNYPTLSWADIGVIGWLVDGAAIVNQVALCRTSYGPYARAMVKICKEESFHQRQGFEACMALSQGSKAQRQMLQDAINRFWWPALMMFGPNDDNSPNSARSLAWKIKRFGNDELRQRFVDNTVPQVEMLGMTVPDPDLHLDEESGHYRFGEINWQEFDDVINGRGVCNHERLAAKRKAWEEGTWVREAALAHTEKQHVRNVA, encoded by the coding sequence GTGACAGAAGAACAACGTTTTGAGCAACGCATCGCGCAGGAGACGGCCATTGAGCCGCAAGACTGGATGCCGGAAGCCTATCGTAAAACGCTGATCCGTCAGATTGGCCAGCACGCGCACTCTGAGATTGTTGGCATGTTGCCGGAAGGTAACTGGATCACCCGCGCACCAACGCTGCGGCGCAAAGCCATTCTGCTGGCGAAGGTGCAGGACGAGGCGGGTCACGGACTCTATCTCTACAGTGCGGCAGAAACGCTGGGCTGCGCCCGGGAAGACATCTACCAAAAGATGCTCGACGGCAAAATGAAATACTCCTCCATCTTTAACTATCCCACCCTGAGTTGGGCGGATATCGGGGTGATTGGCTGGCTGGTGGACGGGGCGGCCATTGTGAACCAGGTGGCGCTCTGCCGAACCTCTTATGGCCCCTACGCCCGGGCGATGGTGAAAATCTGTAAAGAAGAGAGCTTCCACCAGCGTCAGGGCTTTGAAGCCTGCATGGCGCTGTCACAGGGGAGCAAGGCGCAGCGGCAGATGTTGCAGGACGCCATCAACCGCTTCTGGTGGCCAGCGCTGATGATGTTTGGACCCAACGATGATAACTCACCGAACAGCGCCCGCAGTCTGGCCTGGAAAATCAAACGCTTCGGTAACGATGAGCTGCGTCAGCGCTTTGTCGACAACACCGTGCCGCAGGTTGAGATGCTGGGCATGACCGTGCCGGACCCGGATCTGCATCTGGACGAAGAGAGCGGTCACTACCGCTTCGGCGAAATCAACTGGCAAGAATTTGACGACGTGATCAACGGCCGCGGCGTGTGCAACCACGAGCGTCTGGCCGCCAAGCGTAAAGCCTGGGAAGAGGGGACGTGGGTGCGCGAAGCCGCACTGGCGCACACCGAAAAACAGCACGTCCGCAACGTCGCGTAG
- the paaZ gene encoding phenylacetic acid degradation bifunctional protein PaaZ yields MQQLASFLSGTWQSGRGRERSIYHAITGEPLWQVTSEGLDMAAARRYAIEKGGESLHAMTFIERAAMIKAVAKHLLSQKAEFYALSAQTGATKADSWVDIEGGIGTLFTYASLGNRELPDDTLWPEDELIPLSKEGGFAARHVLTSKSGVALHINAFNFPCWGMLEKLAPTWLAGMPAIIKPATATAQLTQAMVKSIVESGLVPEGAISLICGGAGDLLDHLDSQDVVTFTGSASTGQMLRVHPNIVAKSIPFTMEADSLNCCVLGEDVTPEQPEFALFIREVVREMTAKAGQKCTAIRRIIVPQAQIEAVSQALIARLESVVVGDPAQEGVKMGALVNAEQRADVQEKVDALVTAGCQVRLGGKADLNAAGAFFPPTLLFCPQPDETPAVHATEAFGPVATLMPYQDAEHAMALARAGEGSLAGTLVTANPALARQFIAGAARAHGRIQILNQESAKESTGHGSPLPQLVHGGPGRAGGGEELGGLRAVKHYLQRTAIQGSPSMLAAISKQWVRGASVQEDRVHPFRKYFEELQPGDSLLTPRRTLTETDIVNFACLSGDHFYAHMDKIGAAESIFGERVVHGYFVISAAAGLFVDAGVGPVIANYGMENLRFIEPVKPGDTIQVRLTCKRKTLKKQRTADEKPTGVVEWAVEIFNQHQQAVALYSILTLVARQHGDIDL; encoded by the coding sequence ATGCAGCAGTTAGCCAGCTTCTTATCCGGCACCTGGCAGTCTGGCCGGGGCCGTGAACGCAGCATTTATCACGCCATTACGGGCGAACCGCTCTGGCAGGTCACCAGCGAAGGGCTGGATATGGCCGCCGCGCGTCGCTACGCCATTGAGAAAGGCGGTGAGTCACTTCATGCGATGACCTTTATCGAGCGCGCCGCGATGATCAAAGCGGTGGCGAAGCATCTGCTAAGCCAGAAAGCGGAGTTCTATGCCCTCTCGGCACAGACCGGGGCAACCAAAGCCGATAGCTGGGTGGATATTGAAGGGGGCATCGGTACCCTTTTCACCTATGCGAGCCTGGGTAACCGCGAGCTGCCGGACGATACTCTGTGGCCGGAAGATGAACTGATACCGCTCTCTAAAGAGGGAGGCTTTGCGGCTCGTCATGTACTGACGTCGAAATCGGGCGTGGCGCTGCATATTAATGCCTTTAACTTCCCCTGCTGGGGGATGCTGGAAAAACTGGCGCCAACCTGGCTTGCCGGAATGCCTGCCATTATCAAACCGGCCACCGCTACCGCTCAGCTCACCCAGGCGATGGTAAAATCCATCGTTGAAAGCGGCCTGGTGCCCGAAGGGGCAATCAGCCTGATATGCGGCGGCGCGGGCGATCTGCTTGACCACCTGGACAGCCAGGACGTGGTGACCTTTACCGGCTCGGCAAGCACCGGCCAGATGCTGCGGGTTCACCCCAACATCGTCGCCAAATCCATCCCCTTCACCATGGAAGCCGACTCGCTAAACTGCTGCGTGCTGGGGGAGGACGTTACGCCGGAGCAGCCGGAATTTGCCCTGTTCATTCGCGAAGTGGTGCGTGAAATGACCGCCAAGGCCGGACAAAAATGTACCGCCATTCGCCGTATCATCGTGCCGCAGGCTCAGATCGAGGCGGTGAGCCAGGCGCTGATCGCCCGGCTGGAAAGCGTGGTGGTCGGCGATCCGGCGCAGGAGGGGGTAAAAATGGGGGCGCTGGTCAACGCCGAACAGCGCGCCGACGTGCAGGAGAAGGTTGATGCACTGGTGACGGCAGGCTGTCAGGTGCGCCTCGGCGGCAAAGCCGATCTCAACGCGGCCGGCGCATTCTTCCCGCCGACGCTGCTCTTCTGTCCGCAGCCGGATGAAACCCCGGCGGTGCATGCCACCGAAGCCTTTGGCCCGGTCGCTACTCTGATGCCGTACCAGGATGCTGAACACGCGATGGCCCTTGCCCGTGCGGGTGAAGGGAGCCTGGCTGGCACGCTGGTAACCGCTAATCCGGCGCTGGCGCGGCAGTTTATTGCCGGCGCGGCGCGGGCGCATGGCCGTATTCAGATCCTTAACCAGGAGTCAGCCAAAGAGTCTACCGGCCACGGCTCTCCTCTGCCCCAGCTGGTTCACGGCGGGCCGGGACGTGCCGGGGGCGGCGAGGAGTTGGGCGGCCTGCGCGCGGTGAAACATTATCTGCAGCGTACGGCGATTCAGGGCAGCCCATCAATGCTGGCAGCCATCAGCAAACAGTGGGTACGTGGCGCCAGCGTGCAGGAAGATCGCGTTCATCCGTTCCGCAAATACTTTGAAGAGTTACAGCCAGGGGATAGTCTCCTGACGCCGCGCCGTACCCTGACCGAGACCGACATCGTCAATTTCGCCTGCCTGAGTGGGGATCACTTCTACGCCCACATGGATAAAATCGGTGCTGCCGAGTCGATCTTCGGCGAGCGCGTGGTGCACGGTTACTTTGTCATTTCTGCCGCTGCCGGTCTCTTTGTGGATGCGGGCGTAGGCCCGGTGATTGCCAATTACGGCATGGAAAATCTGCGCTTTATCGAACCGGTCAAACCGGGCGATACCATCCAGGTACGCCTGACCTGTAAACGTAAAACGCTCAAGAAACAGCGTACGGCGGATGAGAAACCGACCGGCGTAGTGGAATGGGCGGTGGAGATCTTCAACCAGCATCAGCAGGCCGTGGCTCTCTACTCCATTCTGACCCTCGTCGCGCGCCAGCATGGGGACATTGACCTCTGA
- the paaB gene encoding 1,2-phenylacetyl-CoA epoxidase subunit PaaB, whose protein sequence is MSKTYWPLYEVFIRTKQGLSHRHVGSLHAADERMALENARDAYTRRSEGCSIWVVKASEIVASQPEERGEFFDPAESKVYRHPTFYTIPDGIEHM, encoded by the coding sequence ATGAGCAAAACATACTGGCCGTTATACGAAGTCTTTATCCGCACCAAACAGGGGTTGTCTCACCGTCATGTGGGAAGCCTGCATGCCGCCGATGAGCGCATGGCGCTGGAGAATGCCCGCGATGCCTATACCCGCCGCAGCGAAGGCTGCTCAATCTGGGTGGTGAAGGCGAGCGAAATTGTCGCCTCCCAGCCGGAAGAGCGCGGAGAGTTCTTCGACCCGGCTGAGAGCAAGGTCTATCGCCATCCCACTTTCTACACCATCCCTGATGGCATCGAGCATATGTGA
- a CDS encoding DUF6216 family protein, with amino-acid sequence MENNISFIDLIGKEFSGSPIGTLAAFIAIFGAIVALMKVCARRNPTSAHEIYQKNGISRFLLFLFAINLPLNKTPSISRTELIGSCLIAAISLSACGFMGNMLFKVANTPKGAASLFYKPTDENFYLSPQGGSEAFAVIRKGRWSITPATCQARAEMPLTPSHGLVQMICETFVNEEYKQDVIKAVKQFEKDKPVIYTMVTLLSMLLFWIAASLLLSLIYKKRLHNYVKNEHKIAESYVM; translated from the coding sequence ATGGAAAATAATATTTCTTTCATTGACTTAATTGGCAAGGAGTTCAGCGGATCGCCAATCGGAACGCTGGCTGCATTTATCGCGATTTTTGGCGCCATCGTAGCGCTCATGAAGGTCTGTGCCAGGCGGAACCCCACATCGGCACATGAAATTTACCAGAAGAATGGAATAAGCCGGTTTCTGTTGTTCCTCTTCGCAATCAATCTCCCTTTAAACAAAACCCCCTCGATATCCAGAACCGAGCTGATTGGATCATGCTTAATCGCCGCTATCTCGCTGAGCGCCTGCGGTTTTATGGGCAACATGCTGTTTAAGGTTGCGAATACGCCAAAAGGCGCGGCATCGCTTTTTTACAAGCCTACCGATGAGAACTTTTATCTCTCCCCGCAGGGCGGTTCAGAGGCTTTTGCAGTCATCCGTAAAGGGCGTTGGTCGATCACCCCGGCCACCTGCCAGGCCCGCGCAGAAATGCCGCTTACCCCCTCCCACGGCCTGGTACAAATGATTTGCGAGACCTTTGTTAATGAGGAATATAAGCAGGATGTGATTAAGGCAGTAAAACAGTTCGAAAAAGATAAGCCGGTTATCTACACCATGGTCACCTTGCTCAGTATGTTGCTGTTCTGGATCGCCGCAAGCCTGCTGCTCTCGCTTATCTATAAAAAGCGACTCCACAACTATGTTAAGAATGAGCACAAGATTGCTGAAAGCTACGTGATGTGA
- the paaD gene encoding 1,2-phenylacetyl-CoA epoxidase subunit PaaD: protein MQRFAELAPAEVPQIWSLLSQIPDPEIPVLTITDLGMVRSVEAQGDGWSIGFTPTYSGCPATDHLIGAIRDTLTAHGFAPVQVAIQLDPAWTTDWMTPDARERLRQYGISPPAGHSCHAHLAAEVTCPRCASTSTTLISEFGSTACKALYRCDSCREPFDYFKCI from the coding sequence ATGCAACGTTTCGCTGAACTGGCCCCCGCCGAAGTCCCGCAAATCTGGTCGCTATTAAGCCAGATCCCGGACCCGGAGATCCCGGTATTAACCATTACCGACCTGGGCATGGTGCGCAGCGTTGAAGCCCAGGGCGACGGCTGGTCGATCGGCTTCACCCCCACCTATTCGGGGTGTCCGGCAACGGATCATCTGATCGGCGCGATCCGCGACACACTGACCGCGCACGGCTTTGCGCCGGTGCAGGTCGCCATTCAGCTCGACCCGGCCTGGACCACCGACTGGATGACCCCGGATGCCCGCGAGCGTCTGCGTCAGTATGGCATTAGCCCACCCGCCGGACACAGTTGCCACGCCCATCTGGCGGCAGAGGTGACCTGCCCGCGTTGCGCCAGCACCTCGACCACCCTTATCAGTGAATTTGGATCCACGGCCTGCAAGGCGCTCTACCGCTGCGATAGCTGCCGTGAACCCTTCGACTATTTCAAATGTATTTGA
- the paaF gene encoding 2,3-dehydroadipyl-CoA hydratase PaaF has translation MSELIQTRHGRVLQLTLNRPAARNALNNALLGQLAEALEAAAVDNTISVCVITGDARFFAAGADLNEMAEKDLPATLNDVRLQLWARINIFSKPLIAAVNGYALGAGCELVLLCDVVIAGESARFGLPEITLGIMPGAGGTQRLIRCVGKSLASKMVLTGESITARQALAAGLVSDIHPDALTLEYALQQAAQMARHSPLALQAAKQALRQSQEVPLQAGLAQERQLFTLLAGTEDRREGIAAFLQKRSPEFKGR, from the coding sequence ATGAGCGAACTGATCCAGACCCGTCATGGCCGCGTATTGCAGCTGACGCTAAACCGCCCCGCGGCGCGCAACGCCCTGAATAATGCGCTGCTCGGCCAGCTGGCAGAGGCGCTGGAAGCCGCCGCCGTGGATAACACGATTTCGGTATGCGTCATCACCGGCGATGCCCGCTTCTTTGCCGCCGGGGCCGACCTGAACGAGATGGCGGAAAAAGATCTGCCCGCCACCCTCAACGACGTTCGCCTCCAGCTTTGGGCGCGTATCAACATCTTCAGTAAACCGCTGATTGCCGCCGTGAACGGTTACGCGCTGGGAGCGGGCTGCGAACTGGTCCTGCTCTGTGACGTGGTGATTGCCGGTGAAAGCGCCCGTTTTGGTCTGCCGGAGATCACTTTAGGGATTATGCCGGGCGCCGGGGGCACCCAGCGTCTGATCCGCTGCGTTGGCAAATCGCTGGCCAGCAAAATGGTGCTGACCGGCGAAAGCATCACCGCCCGGCAGGCGCTGGCGGCAGGGCTGGTGAGTGATATTCACCCGGATGCCCTGACTCTGGAGTACGCCCTGCAGCAGGCCGCACAGATGGCCCGCCACTCGCCGCTGGCACTGCAGGCGGCGAAACAGGCGCTGCGCCAGTCGCAGGAAGTTCCTCTGCAGGCGGGGCTTGCCCAGGAGCGTCAGCTCTTTACGCTGCTGGCTGGCACCGAAGATCGTCGCGAAGGGATCGCCGCCTTCCTGCAGAAACGCAGCCCCGAATTTAAAGGACGTTAA
- the paaE gene encoding 1,2-phenylacetyl-CoA epoxidase subunit PaaE, whose product MTTFHSLTVAKVEPETRDAVTITFAIPPTLQEAYRFRPGQHLTLKARLGDEELRRCYSICRSVHPGEISVAVKAIDGGRFSRYAQGEIKQGMALEVMIPQGHFGYQPQAGQQGSYLAIAAGSGITPMLAIIATTLQTEPDSEFTLIYGNRSSQSMMFRQALADLKDSYPSRLQLVHIFSQETLDSALLSGRIDGEKLHALAQRLIDFSQFDQAFICGPMAMMDDAENALKALGMPEKAIHLERFNTPGTAVKRAHSVQAQGQKVTVRQDGRDREITLGAEDESILDAALRQGADLPYACKGGVCATCKCKVVRGKVEMTTNYSLEPDELAAGYVLSCQALPLTPDVVVDFDAKGMV is encoded by the coding sequence ATGACAACGTTTCATTCCTTAACGGTGGCAAAAGTGGAGCCCGAAACCCGCGATGCGGTGACCATCACCTTCGCTATCCCACCCACGCTGCAGGAGGCGTATCGCTTCCGTCCCGGTCAACATTTGACCCTGAAGGCTCGCCTCGGTGATGAGGAGCTGCGCCGCTGCTACTCCATCTGTCGAAGCGTCCATCCGGGGGAGATCAGCGTGGCGGTGAAAGCCATCGACGGCGGGCGTTTCTCGCGCTATGCCCAGGGGGAGATCAAGCAGGGGATGGCGCTGGAGGTGATGATTCCGCAGGGCCACTTTGGCTATCAGCCGCAGGCGGGACAGCAGGGGAGCTATCTGGCGATTGCCGCCGGATCCGGTATTACCCCGATGCTGGCGATTATCGCCACGACTCTGCAAACCGAACCCGACAGCGAATTCACGCTGATCTACGGCAACCGCAGTAGCCAGAGCATGATGTTCCGCCAGGCGCTGGCGGACCTGAAAGACAGCTACCCGTCGCGCCTGCAACTGGTGCATATCTTCAGCCAGGAGACGCTGGACAGCGCGCTGCTGAGCGGGCGTATCGACGGCGAAAAGCTGCACGCGCTTGCACAACGACTGATTGATTTCAGCCAGTTCGATCAGGCCTTTATCTGCGGCCCTATGGCGATGATGGATGACGCTGAAAACGCGCTGAAAGCGCTGGGGATGCCGGAAAAAGCCATCCATCTGGAACGTTTTAACACCCCGGGTACGGCGGTCAAACGCGCCCATAGCGTACAGGCGCAGGGACAGAAAGTGACCGTCCGCCAGGATGGTCGCGACCGGGAAATCACCCTCGGGGCGGAAGATGAAAGCATTCTTGATGCGGCCCTGCGCCAGGGGGCTGACCTGCCGTATGCCTGCAAAGGGGGCGTCTGCGCCACCTGTAAGTGCAAAGTGGTGCGCGGAAAAGTCGAGATGACCACCAACTACAGCCTGGAGCCGGACGAACTGGCCGCAGGCTATGTGCTGAGCTGCCAGGCCCTGCCGCTGACGCCTGACGTGGTAGTCGACTTCGACGCGAAGGGGATGGTATGA